The DNA window attataattaattataacaatttaatttgtaGGTTAGTGACTGGATTGCTATGTTTatagataattatttataaatacgTAATCGATTTATACAAATCAATGGCtactatataaaaataatataccaATACTACCATTATTaaagttacttttttttctttgtacttTCGAGCAttacaatggtatcagagtcaaacaccggACGATATGCTAGGCTTCTCGCTGATCTCCGAAGAGGGTAGACacggggcggtgtgccagtaaggacactagaccccaaaggaggtggatttgggggtggtcccacatcgattggaggaaggaaagagtgccagcgaggacgctgggccttgaagagGGTGGACTGTGATGTTCCCACATtagttagggaggagaacaaaccaccatttataagagtgtggaaactttccctTACGAGACGTGTTTTAAGGGGGAGCGAAAGTGAAAATCCAaacaagacaatatttactggGATGTGGGCcattacaattatatatatatatattatctttgGAAAATGAAACTATTGTATTCCCACGTCTTGGTACggtaataaattaaataaaaattgaaagattacaaaagatatttaaaaatatttgataatattttttaaacttcgTAGGTCAAAATCAAGtggataaaaattataatttaatggaagaaagaaagaaaaaaaaaaaaagcatgggatgaaaacaaaattaattaaaaagttaatagGAAGAAATCTTGAAACAAATCCCAATTCTTGTGTCcattatagaaaaaataataataattgaagaagCATGTCCCACTTCCCGATCACTTGGGAAGATATTGGGGACGATTCGTctcatatataaataataataataaatactattctcccccttttctttttctttttcttttttattttgttgttttcttatatctaatatatatatatatatatatatatatatatatatatatatatatatatatatatatatataNtatatatatatatcaattgcTTGCCtttcaattcaaaaaaataaaaaataaaaaataaaaaataaaaaaaattcggGGAAGATTTGCAAAAAAATGCGGTCGGATCTTGCTTCGTGAGATGTTAATCGTGGTGGGTCATTTTTTTCCCCCTCCTCCCTTCCTCTTAAAACCAACGCAAACCCACCAATTtcccattctctctctctctctctctgattcTGAATTTGGGGCAATCATGGTTATGGCTGCCGATTCTCAGTTCCATGTGCTTGCCGTCGATGATAGCCTCATAGATAGGAAGCTCATCGAGAGGCTTCTCAAAACCTCCTCGTATCAAGGTATTTTTCTATCTTCTGtcttttttaatccaatttctgtttgtttaggaattggtttggtgaattctttgtttgatttggtttCTGTAGTTACTACGGTTGATTCAGGGAGCAAGGCCTTGGAATTTCTGGGTTTGATTGAAGAACATCAACATACAAACTTCAaatctccttcttcttcttcctcctccaacATTCATCATCAGGTTATTCTATTTCGGATTTGGATTCGTTCCTTttcattccattttcttcttctgtttctgaaattttgtgagtttttgttttcagGAAGTGGAAGTGAATCTTATCATTACTGATTACTGCATGCCTGGGATGACTGGCTTCGATTTGCTCAAGAAAGTTAAGGtaagagggaaagaaagaaataaaggaaGATGTTCTATAGTTTCTTAGTTCTACTCtttgttgttgctgttgttcttcttctttctctgttttttttttttttttttgggNGTTTGTCAACCCGCCACTTGTTTGAGGAAAATTCTCAGAGAATATTTTCTCACTAACTTTCTTCTGTTTCCTTTCTAGTCAATTAGATCTGTGTTATGCTGTTATTCTCAATACTTTCCTGGAAAAtctgtttttctttggaaACAAACAGAGAGACTAATTAGGAACTTGCTTATTCACTACTCCTGGAACTTTCCTGGAAAATCTGTTTTTCTCTGGAAACAAACATAACTAGTTAGGAATTTGCCTAATCACTACTCCTGAAACTTTCCTGGAAAATCTGTTTTTCTCTGGAAACAAACAGAGACTAATTAGGAATTTGTCTAATCACTACGTCTGGAACTTAACTGGAAAATCTGTTTTCcttgaaaaacaaacaaacacaaacagaGGACAAATGAATGGACGTAAATCTAACAATTTCTGTGAATTTGCAGGAATCGACGTCTCTTAGAAACATACCAGTGGTGATAATGTCATCCGAAAACTTACCTTCGAGAATCAGCAGGTAAGGAATCAAGAATCGATTTgcaatttcttctttaatggATCGATCTCTGATATCGCTTGATCAGAAACTGATgtaattgaatttgattgatgTTCGAAGTAGATGTTTAGAAGAAGGCGCGGAAGAATTCTTCCTGAAGCCAGTTCGATTGTGCGATGTGAATAAACTGAAACCACACATAATGAAGACGAAATTAAaggatcaaaatcaagaagaagaagaagaaacaacaGTGGCCAAATTCGAATCGGttgaaaaacaacaacaacaacaacaacagatTCAAATGAACAGTAACAAGAGAAAGGCGGGGATGGATGAAGAAGGTGTAGGAGAggacagaagaagaagaataaggtACAATAGCAATGGCGTCGCGACTGTGAATTGATGGTGTTGATTAATGGTGAGGCGCCATGAGAGAAATTGTACATGGAGGTTCTGAAAATTAGaggaagttttttttttcttttcttttttttactatggAGATTTgttatacaaaaatttcaattttgtgtcttctaaatttatatttaatatttttttattttaaaaagtttaaattcgacaaaaaaataaaaaaaatcgaccttttatgtttttatttatacttttaattattttaattagtttagatTATCTTCTATCTATTAATCTAATTATGATTagtttaattatcttttaatctaatagaaaatgaactaaaaaataaatggtaactaaaattaatattccGAAAAAATGCCTATTTAATAATACTCATAACTATTCctataaaatatcaattactatattaaaaaaaattgtatttgtatttgattttaatttatttatttttattttaaaagtttcaatataattaattaattatttatttatttttaaatactcttaaaatttatattcatctattttaattttttttagttttaattatatccttatacttaaaaataaaaaatatattacctTTAGATGAAAACCTTTACTATTTTATCTCCAAAATAACCTTAATCTTTAAAccgtttaattaatatttcttttaaaataaaaaatattcagtaccagaattctattttaaaaatattcatgaatttttaaaattagtattaatATCCTTAGCgtttataaaacaaaagttaaaaaaatggacGAAAATGTTTATCTGTTATCTTTTGAATGTTACTCTTGAAAGTGTCGagaattattgggagtgagtcccacattggttaatttagtggaaggacatgagtttataagtgaggaatactatctccattagtatcAAGCCtcttggggaagcccaaagcaaagccatgagagctaaTTGTGAGAGAATTGTGAGTCTGGaagtatagtcaaaagtgactgaAGTGTCTAAcaaagcgttttaaaaaaaaaactcacacAATTTACTGTGAGGGGTAAAAATGGGATTTGGatgtaattttataaatggtcCAAGTTTCGATCATGCGAGGCCGTAGCCACTGAGTTTATCCAGTTGGGTGTTAGGTGGGCCCGGTTTGCTCATTTCCACGTGGAAAAGCTGTAcgttttttcatttaaaaaatacagcttggatataaataaataaataataataataataataaaagcttGGCCAAAATATGAAAACTATTACCGATGAATGGAATCGAAACCAGAGGAAGAGGCGATCAAAGCACACCCAAAAAAAgcaagaataaataaattcattcattcatcaaATCCTTCATTTCTACTCGATTCCTTCgtcactttctctctctccctgtTCCTAATTCTTCCTCTTATGAACTTCCCTCCAACTTGTTTCTCCTCTTCCAATCCGATTCAGGTATGATCCCCACCGACTCTGAAACTGGACTTCTTAATTTTCGCCCAATTTACTTTTTGatttttgcttcttcttcttcttcttcttcttgtgaTTTTATCTCCGCTTCTTCTTATTACCGCCACTTGTTCGTTTATTTTTCCCAGTTTGGAGCTCTTTTAGGGTTTTTCCTCCCCctgttttaagttttatggttGTTGGACGTCATTGAGGTGGAATCGTTGAGGAACGATGTGATTTTTCGACTATGACCTTCGTGATAGTTTATTCTTTTGACTGTGGACGctcgttttaatttttttggatttatggttgtttgatttttattgCCATCATTGTTTACGCATGCGGAATTAACCGCAAATCTTGTGCATCACCGTTTCAGGTCGAGGGTcgaatgtattaaaaaaaagaaagaaaaggatattGGATGTCCGAATCATTATTTGATAGGGTCAGGTGATCAACATGAATAACAGGGTTTGGTCTAGGTTTAAGGTTGTTCTGAatagttccttttttttttttttttttttttttttttttttttttttttttttNTGTTACCGAATTCAAGGATTTCACTTGATTGATTTGCATCGTTGGAGTAGATTGTGTCCATAATACATCCTTGTCAGTTTAACGCAAGCCATTATATCATTCCTCTGCTAATAATAATGGGATTCTCAGGGTTGAGAGGTCGTGTGTTGAGGCTTGTGAGGGGGTGAGGTTTAATGGTCTTAGGCGGACTTGGATTACTAggtctttttgtaattatgatattgtttgattttgttgaattagAGTTTGTTTTTGTAGTTAGTTCTTGAAGTCccttttgtttgattttgttgaattagagtctattctttcatttttctcaatgaattTTTGGTTTATCACCTGAAAGAAAGATAGCCAACATGCAGACAGTGTGGACATGAGAGAAAATAGTAATGAAAAGTTAAGGAGCAGTGCAAGAAAATAGTATTTCTTGATGATTCCACATAGGACAAGTGTTTTACCTTCttccaaaatatttctttttctgattatttaattttaacctAGAATTTATTCCTCCAGTCGACTTTTCTACAGTATTCCCTTTGAATGAAGAATATTCCTTGATGCATGACATGATAGAtttgttctttcatttcaCGTGTACTTATTTTACACTTTTCGACGTGAACCTTgattatattttccttttggttttgTCATTCAACTTATTTGATGCATTGAACAGCCTGCCTTGGTCCCATACTATCCATCTCCAGTAATTGGTATTCTTCAGAATCTGTAGTAGAGGAAAGTGGTGAATAATCAATAAGAATGTCGAGTGGATCAATGAGAAGAGTCTCGCGCCAAGATATCCAACTGGTAAGCTGACGTGTTCTTGGTCAGTCACTTATCAACTCCCCCTCCTGCTACTTTTCATTCTGCTGCAGTTTTGTTTGTCCTAATCGTTATGaagacatttttttctttgattatcCAAATTTACTTTTATGAGATAATGGTGTGCTACATTATTTCCTTTCTGTCTGCTGCTAGGTGCAAAATCTTATTGAACGATGCCTTCAGCTATATATGAACCAAAAGGAAGTTGTGGAAACACTACTGAACCAAGCAAAAATCGAGCCTGGTTTTACAGAACTTGGTAACGACGAGTTTATGTTTCTTGCTACCTTTCTGCTCCCTTGCACATACAATTGAAATTGTGAGAGGTGTTGATGAGAGGATTATTATATCAGAACTAAAACTGTCATGCTAAATTTTTTGTTAGTTTGATGTAGTATTTGCTTTGTCACTTAGCTGTTAGACagttgataataataattctgGATTAGTCGTTTTCTATGGTAGATATTCCTACTGTCTTACAGCAATTTAATGTATTTCTTGCGCTCTAGTTTGGCAAAAACTTGAAGAAGAGAATCGTGAATTCTTCAGGGAGTATTATCTGAGGTTAATGGTGAAGCGTCAGATAGTTGAATTCAACAGGTTGCTCGAGCAACAAGTTCGAATGATGCAAATACAAGAAACTGGAATTACTCCCTTGCCTGCCTCCAATGGATCACTCGTCCAACAAAGTGAGTCTGATTCAATTGTCCTGCTTTGtttgcctttttctttgttttttttttcttttttcttttttcccttcttttgtTAAGTTTCTAATGGTTTTCATCTGGAAATGTCCTgcatttgtaatttattataGTTATTGCACGtcactccttttcttctataatataataatgtcAATACATAGTGTGATTtatctcatttattttgtcCAATATAAAATAGTTGGTGGCTAGTTGAAACTGGAGAAATGAGACAAGGGAAGACATGATCATCCGTTCATGTCATGATACTCTTGTACTCTCTTTTTGATCCTTAAACTGTGGGTTCAGATAGTTGAgttaaattgaaatgaaaaatcacTATTTTTTTCCCATGTAATTCAGATATACAACAAATCATATCAAGGAAAAGAGGCCATGACTTCTTTTGCTGTGATCCCTTTTTCAGCAAGTAACTAATAAGTAGTAAACATCATTGACGATCCTGGCTTAACTTTGCTTCACTTACTGGACGTGGATAGTTAATTTCTGGCAAAAACGCTATTGTGTTAAGTTGTGATATTTTTATCTGAggttttatactttttttaatagataatgCTCTATATGCATTAGGATATGCCCAATCCGTTAGAGACCTGGTTCAAACTAAGCAAAGAATTGTCAAGTTAATGTTTCAAATCTTCTAAACGTCTTAAAAAGTTTTCACAAGCCCTTAGGGAAGGAGCTTTCATGCATGTTTCTcaagttattattttatcttctAGACCAAATATGAGGATTAACTATAATAGATGTTGGCATTCCATCTTTGAACAGTGCACCAGAATCCAACATATACAgtatcttcattgaagcagaATAATGTGCAGCATCCTTTTGGCAACAGCATGCCCAACAATGCGTTTCCCAATGGTGCTGTGTCATTGCATTCAAGAATCCATTCAACAGTTGACATGTCTGCACGTGCGAGTAGGATCGAAGCACCAGCATCTGTACTTCCAACCCAAAGCTCAAATATAGGTATGAATGGTAGGACAATAAAAACAGAAGTTGGATATTCAGGCAATTCCTCTTACATGTTTGGGGGCTTTGATGGTAATGTGGTGGAAGCACGCCAAACAATAGGGGACGTATCGGTGGTACCTTACTCTGGCATGGAGTCCAGTGGTCAACCCATAAATGAAGCACTGCTGGAACCGGATACTTCCTCTTTCGGATTTCTTGGTCAGATTCCTCGGAATTTCAGCCTATCAGATCTAACTGCGGACTTTTCCCAGAGTTCAGGTCTGTGGTGTTTGCTTGCTGTTCTTATACCAAGCTGGCAATCGTATGTTAAAAAATCCGATATAGCATTCTTTGATAAACATTAGAGGGTATAACTTTGTTTGATggtataaaatataacaaaactCTGCTCAATACCAATATCTTGCTTTTGTTAATATCAGATATACTGGAGAGCTACGCTAGATCTTCTTTTCTCGCTACAGAAACCGAGAACTTCATGGATCATCAAGGTGCAAATTATGTGCCTAAACTTGCCATTTGTTTTCTAGAATGATTACTGACTCCATCGTGTTTTGCATGCTTAGGAGATAATAAGAAGTCGTTGGATACCATATCAGAAGGCTTGAGTTGTGAGGACTTTGGAAGTGATTCATGAGTCCTTAATATCTGTTTGGTTAGATTAAGGTATACTCTTTTTTAACCCTATTTCATCTCTCTGAAACTCGGCTTTATTCCATCagtcattttcaaatattttcacTGTAGACGACTTATGTATGAAACGTAATGATGATCGAAATAGGATTCTAGTCTAATTTGTAAGTTTTGAATTTCTCTGCTGATGCTCGACTTGTCGTGTTcgtttttaattactaatgcaggtctttaatttcttttggaGGAAAAGGGGATGGACTAATAATGTTTGGGGAAGTATCAAACTGGAAATGCAtcagatttgaattttttttttttttttttaaaaaaaaaggaaagataagaaaaaaaaaaaacacatgcTTCAGATTATACTGACATCACAATATGTAGTGGTAAAGCTTTGTTTGGGTCAACTTCAGAAATGTATGTAAAGGCATAATTCTGCTTCTCAGCTTTGGTTTTGGCCTCTTCAGTTaattatcttttcattttcataggATTATTTGTAGTtgtgttgtttctttttccttttcggtCGAAAGTAAATGCAACAATATTTGGATGACATTGTATCTAAACTATCTTATATTAGACTCATTTTcgtttgttttgtttagtttATGATCTTTGAACGAACGAAATAGTTTATGATCTCAAGCGAGTTGAATTttgatcaaaatattttacGACAGCACGTTTCCTCTTCACAAAACCATTTGATAAATGCTTTTGGGTCTGTTTTTAAGTACAAAAGTATATCAACCTTGCTTCGTATTTCACATAATCCACAAGACCTAGTTTGCTTAATTGCTTCTCACATTCCTTGCAACTGAAGAACCTGAATGATTAgtcaacaaataaaacaatattacaTAACAGATGAGATCAGATTGAAACTTAAAATACTCTTATAAAATCAAGCTACATAGTGTTCTAAAAGAAACTAATTCATTAGATTTGTTGCATAGTCAGAATGAACTTACAAGAGACGACACTAAGTTCTCGCTGAAGTGTCTCGTCTACGTGAGCTTCTCGTAACTCGCAATTTGTAGGACCCTGCAAGACGGCAGACAGGCAACGTATCAATGGAAATTCttgattcttgattcttgCAATCTCAAAAGAGATAAAACAATCAACTTCTTGGGCTCACAATACCTTCATTCTTAACTTGGAAAGGTTTAATTTCAGTATTACATGTTTCCGGGCCTGTCAGCTCACTGAAGGTGCCAGAATCTTCCGACTCGACGAACTTAGCTTCTGAATTGTCATTTATAGATTCAGCATCTTCAGATGATTCAGTGTTTTCATCTGCAAGGATGATCTTCTAATGTTAAAAATTCCTAAAAATTATGGTATTAGACTGtttgaacataaaaaataGGGGCGGGGGTGCATATTTTGTAGTATTCCTCGTACTAGCATATTCAGAACAAAAAATTAGGCACGAGAACAATAATATGCAAGTTTAATGCTTCCTAATCCGTATTTAGAGCCAAGGAACTGAGGAACACgggaaaaaagaacaatggAAATGAGTTAGTGGCTTAAACCAACCTTCAGTGATTTCGGACTTCGgagcatcttcttcattttttgctGCCACAGAAGAAGTTTCAATATTACCAATCCTCTGTTGATGAACTTGGGCGTTTCTAGCAGTAGCTTCCTGCTCCTTCCTTTCTATATGAGTCTTGTTAAGCTTTTCTTCGAATTCTTCAATGCACAACTTCAGTTCTGGTTTAGCAAATTTCTTGCTCTGAAATAAAATATGGAGAGATGAGACTTCATTATTCAAATCTCAGGGTGTGTACGTTCTAGCCAATAACCTCATACCTTGCTTATGATGCTTTTGAAATGTTCCATTACAGAGTCCTCAGAAACAGCATGTTCGTATGTCTTGAATGAATCTATCAACTTTTTCATTCCCTTTTCGGTGAAGCCTAGTTGAGAAAGGCAATATGAAATGTATTCCCACTGTTTAACATCTGCAAACGGAGAGGAGAACAGTCATAAGCttcaaaacatcatcatatggTTAGTTGGAGAACTTGATACTTGATACTAAAAAGTAAGATTTTAGCCAATAATGGTTGGTTAAGTAGAGAAGAcgttaaaattcaaaagagatggtttatattttccttctttttggCAAGAATCCTATTTTCCAGCAAGCTCCTCGTATATCTTGGACGATCCCGTTCCAATTGGACCTTGAACTAATGTCATCTCTTATCAATTATTAACCCCTACTCGGGATGACCTTGAATGACTTTTGGCATAAGTAACTTAAGTTTATTGACCTTCTAAACGAAATAACTTTACTTGACAGTTGATACATTCACCAATGGACTAACTTCAATAATGCATCACAAAACTATGACCCATAGCATTTGAAAGCTTCCCTACTACTACTATTAAAGTACTTGAGTAcaactaaacaaaataaaaaatgcatCAACAATAAAGTATTGGGTATTAACTATTCTGTATTATACAATTTGTTGCATAAATCATAGAAGTCATACCAAGAAGCAagtacaaaattcaaaacttagCTAGTATTGTAGTGGGAcattataaattgaaaaacgTGCACAAGGAgtgaaaagttgaaaattaatacCTGAAACTCCACTAAACCTATTGCAAAGCTTTTCGACGAGTGACTCCATT is part of the Cucurbita pepo subsp. pepo cultivar mu-cu-16 chromosome LG03, ASM280686v2, whole genome shotgun sequence genome and encodes:
- the LOC111791023 gene encoding two-component response regulator ORR9 isoform X2, yielding MLIVVGHFFPPPPFLLKPTQTHQFPILSLSLSDSEFGAIMVMAADSQFHVLAVDDSLIDRKLIERLLKTSSYQVTTVDSGSKALEFLGLIEEHQHTNFKSPSSSSSSNIHHQEVEVNLIITDYCMPGMTGFDLLKKVKESTSLRNIPVVIMSSENLPSRISSRCLEEGAEEFFLKPVRLCDVNKLKPHIMKTKLKDQNQEEEEETTVAKFESVEKQQQQQQQIQMNSNKRKAGMDEEGVGEDRRRRIRYNSNGVATVN
- the LOC111791023 gene encoding two-component response regulator ORR9 isoform X1, with translation MLIVVGHFFPPPPFLLKPTQTHQFPILSLSLSDSEFGAIMVMAADSQFHVLAVDDSLIDRKLIERLLKTSSYQVTTVDSGSKALEFLGLIEEHQHTNFKSPSSSSSSNIHHQEVEVNLIITDYCMPGMTGFDLLKKVKESTSLRNIPVVIMSSENLPSRISRCLEEGAEEFFLKPVRLCDVNKLKPHIMKTKLKDQNQEEEEETTVAKFESVEKQQQQQQQIQMNSNKRKAGMDEEGVGEDRRRRIRYNSNGVATVN
- the LOC111790839 gene encoding uncharacterized protein LOC111790839 isoform X1, whose amino-acid sequence is MSSGSMRRVSRQDIQLVQNLIERCLQLYMNQKEVVETLLNQAKIEPGFTELVWQKLEEENREFFREYYLRLMVKRQIVEFNRLLEQQVRMMQIQETGITPLPASNGSLVQQMHQNPTYTVSSLKQNNVQHPFGNSMPNNAFPNGAVSLHSRIHSTVDMSARASRIEAPASVLPTQSSNIGMNGRTIKTEVGYSGNSSYMFGGFDGNVVEARQTIGDVSVVPYSGMESSGQPINEALLEPDTSSFGFLGQIPRNFSLSDLTADFSQSSDILESYARSSFLATETENFMDHQGDNKKSLDTISEGLSCEDFGSDS
- the LOC111790839 gene encoding uncharacterized protein LOC111790839 isoform X2, which gives rise to MPSAIYEPKGSCGNTTEPSKNRAWFYRTWEYYLRLMVKRQIVEFNRLLEQQVRMMQIQETGITPLPASNGSLVQQMHQNPTYTVSSLKQNNVQHPFGNSMPNNAFPNGAVSLHSRIHSTVDMSARASRIEAPASVLPTQSSNIGMNGRTIKTEVGYSGNSSYMFGGFDGNVVEARQTIGDVSVVPYSGMESSGQPINEALLEPDTSSFGFLGQIPRNFSLSDLTADFSQSSDILESYARSSFLATETENFMDHQGDNKKSLDTISEGLSCEDFGSDS